One window of Klebsiella quasivariicola genomic DNA carries:
- a CDS encoding 3-hydroxyacyl-CoA dehydrogenase produces the protein MTTSLSTVAVIGSGTMGAGIAEVAAAAGHPVRIFDINPKAVGQAIEGIAGRLASRVARGKLAPEQADALLARLHPAHDLTALADADLVIEAASERLEVKKALFAQLAEICAPSTLLTSNTSSISITAIAAGVKNPERVAGLHFFNPAPVMKLVEVVSGLETSAEVVEQLCQCVSGWGKQPVHCRSTPGFIVNRVARPFYAEAWRALEEQVAAPEVIDAALRDGGGFPMGPLALTDLIGQDVNFAVTCSVFNAFWQDRRYLPSLLQQELTLAGRLGKKSGHGVYRWPMETQPDAALPSVSTGAQSITVVSDNVTELDDLLLLETAGETALALSVKHHRPVVVYDLCASDTVVLAAAATNAPAATDKAVHYFQQQGKKVLRIADYPGLLVWRTVAMLINEALDALQKGVASPQDIDTAMRLGVNYPHGPLAWGESLGWRRVLHLLENLQHHYGEERYRPCSLLRQKALMEKHHEQ, from the coding sequence ATGACAACATCCTTATCCACGGTGGCAGTGATCGGCAGCGGCACCATGGGCGCTGGTATTGCTGAAGTGGCCGCCGCAGCCGGACATCCGGTGCGTATTTTTGATATTAACCCTAAGGCCGTAGGCCAGGCGATAGAGGGTATCGCCGGGCGTCTGGCGTCGCGCGTTGCGCGGGGCAAACTGGCCCCTGAGCAGGCCGACGCGCTGCTGGCGCGCCTGCATCCGGCCCACGATTTAACCGCGCTTGCCGATGCAGATTTAGTGATCGAAGCCGCCTCTGAACGTCTGGAAGTAAAAAAGGCGCTGTTCGCGCAGCTGGCGGAGATCTGCGCGCCGTCAACGCTGTTGACCAGTAATACCTCGTCTATTTCGATTACCGCCATCGCCGCCGGGGTCAAAAACCCGGAGCGGGTGGCCGGGCTGCACTTTTTTAATCCGGCGCCGGTGATGAAGCTGGTCGAGGTGGTGAGTGGCCTGGAGACGTCTGCGGAGGTGGTAGAGCAGCTGTGCCAGTGCGTAAGCGGCTGGGGGAAACAGCCGGTGCACTGCCGCTCAACGCCCGGTTTTATCGTTAACCGCGTAGCGCGTCCGTTCTACGCCGAGGCCTGGCGCGCGCTGGAAGAGCAGGTTGCCGCCCCTGAGGTTATCGATGCCGCTTTGCGTGACGGCGGCGGTTTTCCGATGGGACCGCTGGCGTTGACTGACCTGATTGGCCAGGACGTCAACTTCGCCGTGACCTGTTCGGTGTTTAACGCCTTCTGGCAGGACCGCCGCTACCTGCCATCGCTCCTCCAGCAAGAGCTGACGCTGGCCGGGCGGCTGGGTAAAAAGAGCGGTCACGGCGTCTATCGCTGGCCTATGGAGACGCAGCCGGACGCGGCGCTGCCGTCGGTCTCTACTGGCGCTCAATCCATTACGGTTGTAAGTGACAACGTCACTGAATTAGATGATCTCTTGTTGCTGGAGACCGCAGGCGAGACGGCGCTGGCGCTGAGTGTGAAGCACCACCGCCCGGTGGTGGTGTATGACCTGTGCGCCAGCGATACGGTGGTGCTGGCCGCAGCGGCAACCAACGCGCCTGCGGCCACTGATAAGGCCGTGCATTACTTCCAACAGCAGGGCAAGAAAGTGCTACGTATCGCCGATTATCCCGGACTGCTGGTGTGGCGCACGGTGGCGATGTTAATCAACGAAGCGTTGGATGCGCTGCAAAAAGGGGTCGCCAGCCCGCAGGATATCGATACCGCGATGCGCCTTGGCGTCAACTATCCGCACGGCCCGCTGGCGTGGGGAGAAAGCCTCGGCTGGCGACGGGTGCTGCACCTGCTGGAGAACCTGCAACACCATTATGGCGAGGAGCGCTATCGCCCCTGTTCCCTGTTGCGCCAGAAGGCGCTGATGGAGAAGCACCATGAGCAATGA
- the paaG gene encoding 2-(1,2-epoxy-1,2-dihydrophenyl)acetyl-CoA isomerase PaaG: MEAFILSAVEQGVMTITLNRPDRLNSFNDLMHQQLADCLKLAERDDGIRCLLITGAGRGFCAGQDLNDRNVDPSGPPPDLGLSVERFYNPLVRRLAALPKPVICAVNGVAAGAGATLALGCDIVLAARSAKFVMAFSKLGLVPDCGGSWFLPRVAGRARAMGLALLGDSLSAEQAAQWGMIWQLVDDSELADTSLQLARHLAAQPTFGLGLIKKALLAAETNSLDAQLDLERDYQRLAGRSDDYREGVSAFLAKRPPQFSGK, from the coding sequence GTGGAAGCTTTCATTCTCAGCGCAGTGGAACAGGGCGTCATGACCATTACCCTCAATCGCCCGGACCGCCTCAACAGTTTTAACGACCTGATGCATCAACAGCTGGCGGACTGTCTGAAGCTGGCCGAGCGCGATGACGGCATACGTTGCCTCCTGATCACCGGCGCCGGTCGCGGCTTTTGCGCCGGCCAGGATTTGAACGACCGCAATGTCGACCCCAGCGGCCCGCCGCCGGATCTCGGCCTGTCGGTAGAACGCTTTTACAACCCGTTAGTGCGCCGTCTGGCGGCGCTGCCGAAGCCGGTCATCTGCGCGGTCAACGGCGTGGCCGCTGGCGCAGGCGCTACCCTGGCGCTGGGCTGCGATATCGTGCTGGCCGCGCGTTCGGCCAAATTTGTGATGGCGTTCAGTAAGCTCGGCCTGGTGCCGGACTGCGGCGGCAGCTGGTTCCTGCCGCGGGTGGCCGGTCGCGCTCGCGCAATGGGGCTGGCGCTGCTGGGCGATAGCCTCAGCGCGGAACAAGCCGCGCAGTGGGGAATGATCTGGCAGCTGGTGGACGATTCAGAACTGGCGGATACCAGTCTGCAGCTGGCGCGCCATCTGGCGGCGCAACCGACGTTTGGTCTTGGGCTGATTAAAAAGGCGCTGCTGGCTGCTGAAACCAACAGTCTCGACGCGCAGCTGGACCTGGAGCGCGATTATCAGCGTCTGGCCGGGCGCAGCGATGATTACCGCGAAGGGGTCAGCGCGTTTCTGGCCAAACGACCACCGCAGTTCAGCGGGAAATAG
- the paaF gene encoding 2,3-dehydroadipyl-CoA hydratase PaaF, whose protein sequence is MSDLLIHRHGRVLQLTLNRPQARNALNNALLTQIAETLEAAAVDGSVSVCVISGNPRFFAAGADLNEMAEKDLPATLDDIRPRLWGRIDAFTKPLIASVNGYALGAGCELALLCDLIVAGDNARFGLPEITLGIMPGAGGTQRLIRSVGKALASRMVLSGESIDARQAQQAGLVSDIHPAALTDEYALKLAATIARHSPLALRAAKQSLRLSQEVSLQAGLQQERQLFSLLSATEDRREGIDAFLQKRTPEFKGR, encoded by the coding sequence ATGAGTGACCTGCTGATCCACCGTCATGGCCGGGTGCTACAGCTGACGCTGAACCGCCCGCAGGCCCGCAACGCGCTGAACAATGCCCTCTTAACCCAGATTGCCGAGACGCTGGAGGCGGCGGCAGTCGATGGCAGCGTCAGCGTCTGCGTTATCAGCGGCAATCCGCGGTTCTTTGCCGCCGGGGCTGACCTCAACGAAATGGCTGAAAAAGATCTGCCTGCCACCCTGGATGATATTCGCCCACGGTTGTGGGGGCGAATCGATGCCTTTACTAAACCGCTCATCGCTTCGGTCAACGGCTACGCGCTCGGCGCCGGCTGCGAGCTGGCCCTGCTGTGCGACCTGATTGTCGCCGGCGACAACGCCCGTTTTGGCCTGCCGGAAATTACCCTCGGCATTATGCCGGGCGCTGGCGGCACCCAGCGGCTGATCCGCAGCGTAGGTAAGGCGCTGGCCAGCCGGATGGTGCTAAGCGGCGAAAGTATTGACGCCCGCCAGGCCCAGCAGGCCGGGTTGGTCAGCGATATCCATCCGGCGGCGTTAACCGATGAGTACGCCCTGAAACTGGCTGCCACCATCGCCCGCCATTCGCCGCTGGCGCTACGGGCGGCAAAACAGTCGCTGCGCCTGTCGCAGGAAGTCAGCCTGCAGGCCGGTCTGCAACAGGAGCGCCAGCTGTTTAGCCTGCTGAGCGCCACCGAGGACCGCCGCGAAGGTATCGACGCCTTCTTACAAAAACGTACACCGGAATTTAAAGGACGCTAA
- the paaE gene encoding 1,2-phenylacetyl-CoA epoxidase subunit PaaE → MTTFHSLKVARVEPETRDAVTITFAIPQALQAEYCFRPGQHLTLKARLGGEELRRCYSICRSRTPGEISVAVKAIDGGRFSRYAQHDIQQGMELDVMVPQGHFGYQPQAERQGEYLAIAAGSGITPMMAIISATLATEPQSRFTLIYGNRSSHSMMFRQALADLKDRYPQRQQVIHLFSQESMDSDLLQGRIDGDKLRQLSAHLLDFSRFDDAFICGPAAMMDDAEATLRELGVAEKSIHLERFNTPGGNVKRTAGVQAEGRTVTIRQDGRDRLIALSAEDDSILDAALRQGADLPFACKGGVCATCKCKVLRGEVAMAANYSLEADELAAGYVLSCQSLPTSGDVVVDFDARGMA, encoded by the coding sequence ATGACGACGTTCCATTCGCTTAAGGTGGCGAGAGTCGAGCCGGAAACCCGCGATGCGGTGACCATCACTTTTGCGATCCCGCAAGCCCTGCAGGCGGAGTACTGCTTTCGTCCGGGCCAGCATCTGACGCTAAAAGCCCGTCTGGGCGGCGAAGAACTGCGCCGCTGTTATTCCATTTGTCGCAGCCGCACGCCCGGCGAAATTAGCGTCGCGGTCAAAGCTATCGACGGCGGGCGCTTTTCGCGCTACGCCCAGCACGATATCCAGCAGGGTATGGAGCTGGACGTGATGGTGCCGCAGGGGCATTTCGGTTATCAACCGCAGGCTGAACGACAGGGTGAATATCTGGCGATTGCCGCCGGTTCCGGGATCACGCCGATGATGGCGATCATTAGCGCGACGCTGGCGACCGAGCCGCAAAGCCGCTTCACGCTGATCTACGGCAACCGCAGCAGCCATAGCATGATGTTCCGCCAGGCGCTGGCCGATTTAAAAGACCGCTATCCGCAGCGCCAGCAGGTGATACACCTGTTTAGCCAGGAATCGATGGACAGCGATCTGTTACAGGGGCGCATTGACGGCGACAAACTGCGCCAGCTCTCCGCGCATTTACTGGATTTCAGCCGTTTCGATGACGCCTTTATCTGCGGGCCGGCGGCGATGATGGACGACGCGGAAGCAACGTTACGTGAACTTGGTGTAGCGGAGAAATCGATTCATCTCGAACGCTTCAATACACCTGGCGGCAATGTGAAGCGCACCGCCGGTGTGCAGGCGGAAGGGCGCACGGTAACCATCCGCCAGGACGGGCGCGACCGGCTGATCGCCCTCAGCGCCGAAGACGACAGCATTCTGGATGCCGCGTTGCGCCAGGGCGCCGATCTGCCATTTGCCTGTAAGGGCGGGGTTTGTGCCACCTGTAAATGTAAAGTGCTGCGCGGCGAAGTGGCGATGGCCGCCAATTACAGCCTGGAAGCGGATGAGCTGGCGGCGGGTTACGTGCTGAGCTGCCAGTCGTTGCCGACCAGCGGCGATGTGGTGGTCGACTTTGACGCGCGGGGGATGGCATGA
- the paaD gene encoding 1,2-phenylacetyl-CoA epoxidase subunit PaaD, with product MQRLADIAPAEVRTIWGLLSAIPDPEVPVLTITDLGMVRSVARHGDGWVIGFTPTYSGCPATEHLLGEIRTVMSEHGFVPVHIVLQLDPPWTTDWMSQDARERLHQYGISPPQGHACHADMPTEVSCPRCGSIHTSLISEFGSTACKALYRCDSCREPFDYFKCI from the coding sequence ATGCAACGTCTTGCCGACATCGCTCCCGCAGAGGTTCGCACCATCTGGGGATTATTAAGCGCGATCCCGGATCCGGAAGTGCCGGTACTGACCATCACCGACCTCGGGATGGTGCGCAGCGTCGCGCGCCACGGCGACGGCTGGGTGATTGGCTTTACCCCGACCTATTCGGGCTGTCCGGCGACAGAGCATCTGCTGGGCGAGATCCGCACGGTCATGAGCGAGCATGGCTTTGTGCCGGTACATATCGTCCTGCAGCTGGATCCGCCGTGGACCACCGACTGGATGAGCCAGGATGCTCGCGAGCGCCTGCACCAGTACGGCATCAGCCCGCCCCAGGGGCACGCCTGCCATGCGGACATGCCCACCGAGGTGAGCTGCCCGCGCTGCGGCAGCATCCATACCTCGCTGATTAGCGAATTCGGTTCCACGGCCTGCAAAGCGCTCTATCGCTGCGACAGCTGCCGCGAACCTTTTGATTACTTTAAATGTATTTGA
- the paaC gene encoding 1,2-phenylacetyl-CoA epoxidase subunit PaaC, whose product MNTPNPVATYALRLGDNGLVLAQRLGAWCGHAPELEIDLALANIGLDLLGQARNFLSYAAELNGCGDEDTLAFGRDERQFSNLLLVEQPNGNFADTIARQFFIDVWHVALFSRLVNSRDAQLAAIAAKGLKEVRYHQRFSRGWLERLGNGTEESNRKMQQAVDNLWRFTGELFLADEVELSLVEQGIAVDPRELQAEWQSAVHTALLDSGLPIPQEAAFRSGGKQGLHSEHLGPLLAEMQYLQRSHPGLQW is encoded by the coding sequence ATGAATACCCCTAACCCCGTAGCCACCTACGCCCTGCGTCTTGGCGACAATGGTCTGGTTCTGGCCCAGCGTTTAGGCGCCTGGTGCGGCCATGCGCCCGAGCTGGAGATCGATCTTGCGCTGGCCAACATCGGCCTCGACCTGCTCGGCCAGGCGCGCAACTTTTTAAGCTATGCCGCCGAACTTAACGGCTGCGGCGACGAAGATACGCTGGCCTTTGGCCGCGATGAACGCCAGTTCAGCAACCTGCTGCTGGTGGAGCAGCCCAACGGTAATTTTGCCGACACTATCGCCCGCCAGTTCTTTATCGACGTCTGGCACGTCGCCCTGTTCAGCCGTCTGGTGAACAGCCGCGACGCGCAGCTGGCGGCCATTGCCGCTAAAGGGCTGAAAGAGGTGCGTTACCACCAGCGCTTTAGCCGCGGCTGGCTGGAGCGTCTCGGTAACGGCACCGAGGAATCAAATCGCAAAATGCAGCAGGCGGTCGACAATCTGTGGCGCTTCACCGGCGAACTGTTCCTGGCTGATGAAGTGGAGCTCAGCCTGGTTGAGCAGGGCATTGCGGTTGATCCGCGCGAGCTGCAGGCCGAATGGCAAAGCGCGGTACACACGGCGCTGCTCGACTCTGGCTTACCGATCCCGCAGGAAGCGGCTTTCCGCAGCGGCGGCAAACAGGGGCTGCACAGTGAACATCTCGGCCCGCTGCTGGCGGAGATGCAGTATCTGCAGCGTTCGCATCCCGGACTGCAGTGGTAA
- the paaB gene encoding 1,2-phenylacetyl-CoA epoxidase subunit PaaB gives MSKVYWPLYEVFVRSKQGLSHRHVGSLHAADDQMALENARDAYTRRSEGCSIWVVKASEIVASQPEERGEFFDPAESKVYRHPTFYTVPDGMEHM, from the coding sequence ATGAGCAAAGTTTACTGGCCGTTATATGAAGTGTTCGTTCGTAGCAAACAGGGATTATCCCATCGCCACGTTGGCAGTCTGCACGCCGCCGACGATCAAATGGCGCTGGAGAACGCCCGCGATGCCTATACCCGCCGCAGCGAAGGCTGCTCGATTTGGGTGGTGAAGGCCAGCGAAATCGTTGCTTCGCAGCCGGAAGAGCGCGGCGAATTCTTCGACCCGGCGGAAAGCAAAGTCTACCGTCATCCGACTTTCTATACCGTGCCGGACGGCATGGAACATATGTGA
- the paaA gene encoding 1,2-phenylacetyl-CoA epoxidase subunit PaaA, with translation MTEEQRFDQRIAQETAIEPQDWMPDAYRKTLIRQIGQHAHSEIVGMLPEGNWITRAPTLRRKAILLAKVQDEAGHGLYLYSAAETLGCAREDLYQKMLDGQMKYSSIFNYPTLSWADIGVIGWLVDGAAIVNQVALCRTSYGPYARAMVKICKEESFHQRQGFEACMALAQGNDAQRQMLQDAINRFWWPALMMFGPNDDNSPNSARSMAWKIKLHSNDELRQRFVDNTVPQVEILGMTVPDPDLRFDEASGHYRFGEIDWQEFNEVISGRGICNHERLAAKRKAWEEGEWVREAALAHAQKQQARSAA, from the coding sequence GTGACAGAAGAACAACGCTTTGACCAGCGCATCGCGCAGGAAACGGCCATCGAACCGCAGGACTGGATGCCGGATGCCTATCGTAAGACCTTGATTCGGCAGATAGGCCAGCACGCGCACTCGGAAATTGTCGGCATGCTGCCGGAAGGCAACTGGATCACCCGCGCGCCGACGCTGCGCCGCAAAGCGATCCTGCTGGCTAAGGTACAGGATGAGGCCGGGCATGGGCTTTATCTCTATAGCGCCGCGGAAACGCTGGGCTGCGCGCGGGAAGACCTGTATCAGAAAATGCTCGATGGGCAGATGAAATACTCCTCCATTTTTAACTACCCGACCCTCAGCTGGGCGGATATCGGCGTGATCGGCTGGCTGGTCGATGGCGCGGCCATCGTCAACCAGGTGGCGCTGTGCCGGACCTCTTACGGCCCCTATGCCCGGGCGATGGTCAAAATCTGCAAAGAAGAGAGCTTTCACCAGCGTCAGGGATTTGAAGCCTGCATGGCGCTGGCGCAGGGCAATGACGCGCAGCGGCAGATGCTGCAGGATGCCATTAACCGCTTCTGGTGGCCGGCGCTGATGATGTTTGGCCCCAACGATGACAACTCGCCGAACAGCGCCCGCAGTATGGCGTGGAAAATCAAACTGCACTCCAACGACGAGCTACGTCAGCGCTTCGTCGATAACACCGTGCCGCAGGTAGAGATCCTCGGTATGACCGTCCCGGACCCGGATTTGCGCTTTGATGAAGCCAGCGGCCACTACCGCTTTGGCGAAATCGACTGGCAGGAATTTAACGAGGTGATTAGCGGCCGTGGGATTTGCAATCACGAACGGCTGGCCGCCAAGCGTAAGGCCTGGGAAGAGGGCGAGTGGGTGCGCGAAGCCGCGTTGGCCCATGCGCAAAAACAGCAGGCCCGCAGCGCGGCATGA
- the paaZ gene encoding phenylacetic acid degradation bifunctional protein PaaZ, whose translation MQQLASYLSGAWQTGRGRARTIHHAITGAALWEVTSEGLDMAQARRFAIERGGKALQAMTFIERSAMLKAVAKHLLEQKAEFYAISAQTGATRADSWVDIEGGIGTLFTYAGLGSRELPDDILWPEDELIPLSKQGGFAARHVLTSKSGVAVHINAFNFPCWGMLEKLAPTWLAGMPAIIKPATATAQLTQAMVKAIVDSGLVPEGAISLICGGAGDLLDHLDSQDVVTFTGSAATGQQLRSHPNLVAKSIPFTMEADSLNCCVLGEDVAPEQPEFALFIREVVREMTAKAGQKCTAIRRIIVPLAQINAVSDALISRLHTVTVGDPAQEGVKMGALVNSEQRQDVQDKVNKLIAAGCEALLGGQADLNADGAFFPPTLLYCSQPDETPAVHAIEAFGPVATLMPYRDRQHALTLARAGGGSLAGTLVTASGELAREFILGAARAHGRIQILNEASSAESTGHGSPLPQLVHGGPGRAGGGEELGGLRSVKHYMQRTAVQGSPTMLATIGQQWVRGAQVSEDRIHPFRKYFEEIQPGDSLLTPRRTLTEADIVNFACLSGDHFYAHMDKIAAAESIFGERVVHGYFLISAAAGLFVDAGVGPVIANYGMENLRFIEPVKPGDTIQVRLTCKRKTVKRQRSADEKATGVVEWAVEIFNQHQQAVALYSILTLVARQQGDFPT comes from the coding sequence ATGCAGCAGTTAGCCAGTTACTTATCCGGCGCCTGGCAGACCGGCCGGGGCCGCGCCCGTACTATCCATCACGCCATTACCGGCGCGGCGCTTTGGGAGGTGACCAGTGAAGGACTGGATATGGCGCAGGCGCGCCGCTTCGCGATTGAACGCGGTGGCAAAGCCCTGCAGGCGATGACCTTTATTGAACGTAGCGCGATGCTGAAAGCAGTGGCGAAACACCTGCTGGAGCAGAAAGCCGAGTTCTACGCTATCTCGGCGCAAACCGGCGCCACCCGCGCCGACAGTTGGGTGGATATTGAAGGCGGTATCGGTACTTTGTTCACGTATGCCGGGCTGGGTAGTCGCGAACTGCCGGACGATATCCTGTGGCCGGAGGACGAACTCATTCCGCTCTCCAAACAGGGCGGTTTTGCCGCACGTCACGTGCTGACCTCGAAGTCGGGCGTCGCCGTACATATCAACGCCTTCAACTTCCCGTGCTGGGGAATGCTGGAAAAACTGGCGCCCACATGGCTTGCCGGTATGCCGGCTATCATTAAACCGGCAACCGCTACCGCCCAGCTCACCCAGGCGATGGTAAAAGCGATTGTCGACAGCGGCCTGGTGCCGGAAGGCGCCATCAGCCTGATTTGCGGCGGCGCGGGCGATCTTCTCGACCATCTCGATAGCCAGGACGTGGTGACCTTTACCGGCTCTGCCGCCACCGGCCAGCAGCTACGGTCGCACCCTAACCTGGTGGCCAAATCCATTCCCTTTACCATGGAAGCAGATTCGCTCAACTGCTGCGTATTAGGCGAAGATGTCGCCCCGGAGCAACCGGAATTCGCGCTGTTTATTCGGGAAGTGGTCCGCGAGATGACGGCGAAAGCCGGGCAAAAATGTACCGCTATCCGCAGAATCATTGTGCCACTGGCGCAGATTAATGCGGTTAGCGATGCACTGATCTCCCGCCTGCATACAGTAACCGTCGGTGACCCTGCACAGGAGGGCGTTAAAATGGGGGCCCTGGTTAACAGCGAACAGCGTCAGGATGTGCAGGATAAGGTGAATAAACTGATTGCCGCCGGCTGCGAAGCCCTGCTTGGCGGACAGGCCGATCTTAATGCTGACGGCGCATTCTTCCCGCCGACCCTGTTGTACTGCTCACAGCCGGATGAAACGCCGGCAGTCCACGCCATTGAAGCTTTTGGCCCGGTGGCGACGCTGATGCCATATCGTGACCGCCAGCATGCGCTGACTCTGGCGCGCGCCGGCGGCGGCAGTCTGGCCGGGACGTTGGTTACCGCCAGCGGCGAGCTGGCGCGCGAGTTTATCCTTGGCGCCGCGCGCGCGCATGGTCGTATTCAGATCCTTAACGAGGCGTCCTCGGCAGAGTCGACCGGCCACGGCTCGCCGCTGCCGCAGCTGGTACACGGCGGCCCCGGCCGCGCTGGCGGCGGAGAAGAGCTTGGCGGGCTGCGCTCGGTGAAACACTATATGCAGCGTACCGCGGTCCAGGGCAGCCCAACGATGCTGGCGACCATCGGCCAGCAGTGGGTGCGTGGCGCGCAGGTTAGCGAAGACCGCATTCACCCGTTCCGTAAATACTTCGAAGAGATCCAGCCTGGCGATAGCTTATTAACCCCGCGCAGAACCCTGACCGAAGCGGATATCGTTAACTTCGCCTGCCTGAGCGGCGACCATTTCTATGCGCATATGGACAAAATCGCCGCCGCCGAGTCGATTTTCGGCGAGCGGGTGGTTCACGGCTATTTCCTGATCTCCGCAGCGGCCGGGCTGTTCGTCGATGCCGGGGTCGGGCCGGTTATCGCTAACTACGGCATGGAAAACCTGCGCTTTATTGAACCCGTCAAACCGGGAGACACCATTCAGGTTCGCCTGACCTGTAAGCGGAAAACCGTTAAGCGTCAGCGCAGCGCCGATGAGAAAGCCACCGGCGTGGTGGAATGGGCGGTGGAGATTTTCAACCAGCACCAGCAGGCGGTGGCGCTGTATTCCATTCTGACCCTGGTGGCGCGCCAGCAGGGAGATTTCCCGACGTGA